One region of Pyramidobacter sp. YE332 genomic DNA includes:
- the mltG gene encoding endolytic transglycosylase MltG, with amino-acid sequence MKKILAVLALAFVGAAAVYRWKPSQWKDVFVMPFHKNEKTAQLFLKEGESLRHFAQRIAEEDLVADRRNLLYWLGRKGADRSLRAGGYHISSGPSWYVAEQLSSSAPSYFSAIIVPGALPQKPFSLGSDEAQKAALNDLDNFPAAMRRILPDAAEGRAAFLLPETYSLTEASLPELVRQASAAWYARFGALLNDKDNALRTAVIASLLQREAQIDSEYPVIAGVIENRLAQNMLLQIDASVVYAWYLQKGETLKRVLFKHLEVDSPYNTYKSAGLPPLPVCVPSPQAWESALAPEKNDFLYYVARGDGSHRFAKTEAEHQKNVLLYRKSK; translated from the coding sequence ATGAAAAAAATCCTTGCAGTCCTTGCGCTCGCTTTTGTCGGCGCCGCCGCCGTGTATCGCTGGAAGCCTTCGCAGTGGAAAGACGTCTTCGTCATGCCGTTCCATAAGAACGAAAAGACGGCTCAGCTCTTCCTGAAAGAGGGAGAATCTCTGCGCCACTTCGCACAAAGGATCGCCGAAGAGGACCTCGTTGCCGACCGCCGCAATCTGCTGTACTGGCTCGGCAGGAAAGGCGCCGATCGTTCGCTTCGCGCCGGGGGGTATCACATATCTTCCGGCCCTTCCTGGTATGTCGCTGAACAGCTGAGCAGCAGCGCGCCTTCGTACTTCAGCGCGATCATCGTTCCCGGCGCGCTGCCGCAAAAGCCTTTTTCGCTGGGGAGCGACGAAGCGCAGAAAGCGGCCCTGAATGACCTCGACAACTTCCCCGCGGCCATGCGCCGCATTTTGCCCGACGCCGCCGAAGGACGCGCCGCGTTCCTTTTGCCCGAGACCTATTCCCTGACGGAGGCATCTCTGCCGGAGCTTGTCAGACAGGCGTCGGCGGCGTGGTATGCCCGTTTCGGCGCGCTTCTGAACGATAAGGACAACGCTTTGCGGACGGCGGTGATCGCCTCTCTGCTGCAGCGCGAAGCGCAGATCGACAGCGAATACCCTGTGATCGCCGGAGTCATCGAGAACCGGCTGGCTCAGAACATGCTGCTGCAGATCGATGCCAGCGTCGTCTACGCGTGGTATCTTCAGAAAGGCGAAACGCTGAAGCGCGTGCTGTTCAAGCATCTCGAAGTGGATTCGCCGTACAATACCTATAAGAGCGCGGGGCTCCCGCCGCTTCCTGTCTGCGTTCCTTCGCCCCAAGCCTGGGAAAGCGCGTTGGCACCTGAGAAGAACGATTTTCTCTACTATGTGGCCCGCGGCGACGGAAGCCATCGTTTTGCCAAAACAGAAGCCGAACACCAGAAGAACGTGTTGCTCTATCGCAAAAGCAAATAA